In one Actinomycetota bacterium genomic region, the following are encoded:
- a CDS encoding response regulator — protein sequence MAAKILVIDDDPDIVDALFVLLEGEGYEVYSASDGEEGLARIRELNPDLIILDLLMPRLDGYGVCKTLQDPRWARWKEIPIIVLTSVREEASQRRYELETGVRMDVDDYIEKPIDPDVVLDRVRKALARKGA from the coding sequence ATGGCGGCCAAGATACTGGTTATCGACGACGACCCGGACATCGTGGACGCTCTCTTTGTCCTCCTGGAAGGAGAGGGCTACGAGGTGTATTCCGCGAGCGACGGCGAGGAGGGACTGGCCAGGATAAGGGAGCTCAACCCGGACCTGATCATTTTGGACCTGCTCATGCCCCGCCTGGACGGATACGGGGTGTGCAAGACCCTCCAGGATCCCCGCTGGGCCAGGTGGAAGGAAATACCAATCATCGTCCTGACCTCGGTGCGGGAGGAGGCCAGCCAGCGCCGTTACGAGCTGGAGACCGGAGTGCGCATGGACGTGGACGATTACATCGAGAAGCCCATAGACCCGGACGTGGTACTGGACAGGGTACGCAAGGCCCTGGCCAGGAAGGGAGCCTGA
- a CDS encoding response regulator: MKKVLLVDDDRDFVEATRTVLEEKYEVVVAYDGDEGIAKAREVKPDLIILDVIMPVEDGFTAADEIAADEELSKIPLMLLTSFGSRMTKETEIPRSRGMEVRADDYIEKPVEPDALLESVKKLIGE, encoded by the coding sequence ATGAAGAAGGTTCTGCTCGTGGACGACGACCGGGATTTCGTGGAGGCCACGCGCACCGTGCTGGAGGAGAAGTACGAGGTGGTGGTGGCCTACGACGGGGACGAGGGGATCGCCAAAGCCCGGGAAGTGAAGCCGGACCTGATCATCCTGGACGTGATCATGCCCGTCGAGGACGGCTTCACCGCGGCGGACGAGATCGCGGCCGACGAGGAGCTGAGCAAGATCCCGCTTATGCTCTTGACCAGCTTCGGCTCCCGTATGACCAAAGAGACGGAGATCCCGCGCAGCCGGGGCATGGAGGTGCGGGCGGACGACTACATCGAGAAGCCGGTGGAACCGGACGCCCTCCTGGAGAGCGTGAAGAAGCTGATCGGGGAATGA
- a CDS encoding nitroreductase family protein: MERTKEPTRDYLSLSRTPWTFWETLYARRSHRKYLPMERESGLEKRLREAVSLAVSARGAEEGDLLVVTDTGTVEGIKRRAHRGAPNKINLWLSRAPVYGFLVLAVPAEDVRSETPRRLTRAVVAAQDTVLWLTEQGLGTCWLGGINQEEVRQALRLEAGTVVPALVSFGKPKPRVRAADFDHLVYRTISRHRKPLPAVARWQSLENPFPVGEGEPASLSTSPTQDVAGLLRWMAEDRSGGGDVPLKLGLEACLEAARLAPSAGNAQRWRFVAVTGEGNLVEIAEACGAVEDWRAAVVGLGQPGGWEATFFEKPFWMVDLPIAFSHLTLMAASLGWSVGLRLDGFDVGRAARAVGMTPEFRLAGIMGIR; encoded by the coding sequence ATGGAAAGGACCAAGGAGCCGACGCGCGATTACCTCTCCCTATCCCGCACGCCCTGGACCTTCTGGGAGACCCTCTATGCCCGGCGCTCGCACCGGAAGTACCTTCCTATGGAGAGGGAAAGCGGGTTGGAGAAACGGCTTCGTGAAGCGGTGAGCCTGGCGGTCTCCGCGCGCGGCGCGGAAGAAGGGGACCTGCTGGTGGTAACCGACACCGGAACGGTGGAGGGAATTAAGCGCCGTGCCCACCGGGGAGCACCCAACAAGATAAACCTGTGGCTTTCGAGGGCCCCGGTCTACGGTTTTCTGGTCCTGGCCGTTCCCGCCGAAGACGTGCGGAGCGAGACGCCGCGGAGGCTCACGCGGGCCGTGGTCGCGGCCCAGGATACGGTGCTCTGGCTCACGGAGCAGGGACTGGGCACCTGCTGGCTGGGAGGGATAAACCAGGAGGAGGTACGGCAGGCGCTGAGGCTGGAAGCGGGAACAGTGGTCCCGGCGCTGGTCTCCTTCGGGAAGCCCAAGCCCAGGGTACGCGCGGCGGACTTCGATCACCTGGTCTACCGCACCATATCCCGGCATCGCAAGCCGCTTCCCGCCGTAGCCCGCTGGCAGAGCTTGGAAAATCCCTTTCCGGTCGGGGAAGGGGAACCCGCGTCCCTCTCCACGTCGCCGACCCAGGACGTGGCGGGGTTGTTGCGCTGGATGGCGGAGGACCGTTCCGGCGGGGGTGATGTGCCGCTGAAACTGGGCCTGGAGGCCTGCCTGGAGGCGGCCCGACTGGCTCCCAGCGCGGGGAACGCCCAGCGGTGGCGCTTCGTGGCCGTCACCGGGGAGGGGAACCTGGTGGAGATAGCCGAGGCCTGCGGCGCGGTTGAGGATTGGAGAGCCGCCGTGGTGGGTCTGGGCCAGCCTGGAGGTTGGGAAGCCACCTTCTTCGAGAAGCCCTTCTGGATGGTGGACCTGCCCATCGCCTTTTCCCACCTCACCCTCATGGCCGCCTCCCTGGGCTGGTCGGTGGGCCTTCGCCTGGACGGGTTCGACGTCGGGCGGGCGGCTCGGGCGGTGGGCATGACCCCTGAATTCCGTTTAGCGGGGATAATGGGCATCAGGTAA
- a CDS encoding basic amino acid ABC transporter substrate-binding protein, with translation MRRGKGIVLLSVFLVLALVVALLAGCGEAEEEGKEEEVKVTTIQEGKLLMGSDTTYPPFESIDDKGEAVGFDVDLAREIAKRLGLELEVVSVKWEGIIPGLKTGDYDIVMSAMTITDERKMEIDFSDPYIDSDQSIAVRKGDTSIKSEADLAGKVVGVQVDTTGQFTAEEIPGIKEIRKYDTILMAFEDLELGRIDAIVNDYPVNAYISKTRGKTEVVATIKTDEKYGIGVKKGNIQLLEAINEALAEMKKDGTYDTIYEKWFGKA, from the coding sequence ATGAGAAGGGGAAAGGGCATCGTCCTGCTGAGCGTTTTTCTCGTCCTGGCTTTGGTCGTGGCCCTGCTTGCAGGCTGTGGAGAAGCCGAGGAGGAGGGAAAGGAGGAAGAGGTCAAGGTAACCACCATCCAGGAGGGCAAGCTCCTCATGGGCAGCGACACCACCTACCCGCCCTTCGAGTCCATCGACGACAAGGGGGAGGCGGTGGGATTCGACGTGGACCTGGCCAGGGAGATCGCCAAGCGGCTGGGCCTGGAGCTGGAGGTGGTCTCCGTCAAGTGGGAGGGGATCATCCCTGGCCTCAAGACCGGTGATTACGACATCGTCATGTCCGCCATGACCATCACCGACGAGCGCAAGATGGAGATCGACTTCAGCGATCCTTACATCGATTCCGACCAGTCCATCGCCGTGAGGAAGGGCGACACCTCCATCAAGAGCGAGGCCGACCTGGCCGGTAAGGTGGTCGGGGTGCAGGTGGACACCACGGGGCAGTTCACCGCCGAGGAGATCCCCGGCATTAAGGAGATCCGCAAGTATGACACCATCCTCATGGCCTTCGAGGACCTGGAGCTGGGCCGCATCGACGCCATCGTCAACGATTACCCGGTCAACGCCTACATCAGCAAGACCCGGGGAAAGACCGAGGTGGTGGCCACCATCAAGACCGACGAGAAATACGGCATCGGGGTGAAGAAAGGGAACATTCAGCTTCTGGAGGCTATCAACGAGGCGCTGGCCGAGATGAAGAAGGACGGTACCTACGACACCATCTACGAGAAGTGGTTCGGAAAGGCCTAA
- a CDS encoding amino acid ABC transporter permease: MPAIDERWRKVIWVLGTVLSLGILAFLVVFFLRFEAGRTFINEFFNARTFRKSMPYVIRGLSLTVRLALVSEVFILVVGLVIALARISRNPILRVLAIIYIDVIRGLPLLLQIFIVYYGLAYLGFKLDPFVAGVAALTICYAAYEAEIFRAGIESIHKGQMEAARSLGMGYLQAMRYVVLPQAIRNVIPPLSNEFIALLKDTSLLSVIALAEVLRRGTEMMGKYYNVTPLVCAAICYLIITLPLMRLVQYVTDRLSAGR, from the coding sequence GTGCCTGCCATAGACGAGCGTTGGAGAAAGGTTATCTGGGTCCTGGGGACGGTCCTGTCCCTGGGCATATTGGCCTTCCTAGTGGTTTTCTTCCTGCGTTTCGAGGCCGGAAGGACCTTCATCAACGAGTTCTTCAACGCCAGGACTTTCCGCAAGTCCATGCCCTACGTGATAAGGGGGCTGTCCCTGACCGTCAGGCTGGCCTTGGTCTCCGAGGTCTTCATCCTCGTCGTGGGCCTGGTCATCGCCCTGGCCAGGATATCGCGCAACCCCATCCTCCGCGTGCTGGCCATCATCTACATCGACGTGATCAGGGGGCTCCCCCTGCTGCTCCAGATCTTCATCGTCTATTACGGGCTGGCCTACCTGGGGTTCAAGTTGGATCCCTTCGTGGCCGGGGTGGCCGCCCTGACCATCTGCTATGCCGCTTACGAGGCGGAGATCTTCCGCGCCGGTATCGAGTCCATCCACAAGGGACAGATGGAGGCGGCTCGCTCCCTGGGCATGGGCTACCTGCAGGCCATGCGCTACGTCGTCCTTCCCCAGGCCATACGCAACGTCATACCGCCCCTCTCCAACGAGTTCATCGCCCTGCTCAAGGACACCTCCCTGCTTTCGGTGATCGCCCTGGCCGAGGTGCTGCGGAGAGGGACGGAGATGATGGGAAAATACTACAACGTGACCCCCCTGGTATGCGCGGCCATATGCTACCTCATCATCACCCTTCCCCTCATGCGCCTGGTCCAGTACGTAACCGATCGTCTCTCGGCGGGCCGCTGA
- a CDS encoding amino acid ABC transporter ATP-binding protein, which translates to MVEVQDLHKKFGHHEVLKGINLKVRPSEVVVIVGPSGSGKSTLLRCINGLEHATSGRILIEGVDITDSGVDINAMRQKVGIVFQSFNLFPHLTVLRNITLAPVKVRKMKQEEAEEKAMQLLRRVGLEDKAHAYPSQLSGGQQQRVAIARALAMDPDIMLFDEVTSALDPELVKEVLDAMKDLARSGMTMLVVTHEMGFAREVGDRLIFMDEGEIVEEGKPVEIFTKPKSPRARDFFSKILSHL; encoded by the coding sequence ATGGTGGAGGTCCAGGATCTCCACAAGAAATTCGGGCACCACGAGGTGCTCAAGGGTATCAACTTGAAGGTCAGGCCCTCCGAGGTAGTGGTCATCGTGGGCCCCAGCGGCTCGGGCAAGAGCACCCTTCTGCGCTGCATCAACGGGCTGGAGCACGCCACCAGCGGCCGGATACTCATCGAGGGCGTGGACATCACCGACAGCGGGGTGGACATCAACGCCATGCGCCAGAAGGTGGGGATTGTCTTCCAGAGCTTCAACCTCTTCCCCCACCTCACCGTGTTGCGCAACATCACCCTGGCCCCGGTCAAGGTTAGGAAGATGAAGCAGGAGGAGGCGGAGGAGAAGGCCATGCAGCTCCTTAGGAGGGTGGGCCTGGAGGACAAGGCCCACGCTTACCCTTCCCAGCTCTCCGGTGGCCAGCAGCAGAGGGTGGCCATCGCCCGCGCCCTGGCCATGGACCCGGACATCATGCTTTTCGACGAGGTCACCTCGGCGCTGGACCCGGAGCTGGTCAAGGAGGTGTTGGACGCCATGAAGGACCTCGCCCGCTCGGGGATGACCATGCTGGTGGTAACCCACGAGATGGGTTTCGCCCGGGAAGTGGGCGACCGGCTCATCTTCATGGACGAGGGGGAGATAGTGGAGGAGGGTAAGCCGGTGGAAATATTTACCAAGCCGAAGAGCCCCCGGGCCAGGGACTTCTTCTCCAAGATCCTCTCCCACCTATGA
- a CDS encoding DMT family transporter, whose protein sequence is MTSFRKILPSRDRQAELALLSVTVVWGLTFSLVKRTLESVTPFIFMTYRFLLAFLVMLAASHRVLRTLDRRAASAGCLLGLFLYAAYSFQTFGLKYTSAGNAGFITGLFVVFVPVLSTLILKKRPGPLSLISVAVAVVGLGFLSLQPGLRVNSGDLLVLACAFTYSLHIIYMDRFVREYDLLLLTLVQMGVVALLQAASAFLFEDFMLPRGGYAWMTIAVCGIFASAAAFFIQAWAQRHISPVRTSVVLIMEPVFSVLFGMILLGERLTWRGWLGCGLMLAGMLITEVRPERAGPS, encoded by the coding sequence ATGACAAGTTTCAGGAAAATCCTTCCATCTAGGGACCGGCAGGCCGAGCTGGCCCTCCTTTCGGTCACCGTGGTCTGGGGACTGACCTTCTCCCTGGTCAAGAGGACCCTGGAGTCGGTGACCCCCTTCATCTTCATGACCTACCGCTTCTTGCTGGCCTTCCTGGTCATGCTGGCCGCAAGCCACCGTGTCCTGCGCACCCTGGATCGACGCGCCGCGTCCGCGGGGTGCCTCCTGGGCCTCTTCCTTTACGCCGCCTACTCCTTCCAGACCTTCGGCCTGAAGTACACCTCGGCGGGAAACGCCGGGTTCATCACCGGCCTCTTCGTGGTCTTCGTCCCCGTCCTCTCCACCCTGATCCTTAAGAAGAGGCCCGGGCCGCTCTCACTGATTTCGGTGGCAGTGGCGGTGGTGGGACTGGGATTTCTCTCCCTGCAACCCGGCCTGCGGGTCAACTCGGGGGACCTGCTGGTCCTGGCCTGCGCCTTCACCTATTCCCTGCACATCATCTACATGGACCGCTTCGTCCGGGAATACGACCTCCTCCTGCTCACCCTGGTGCAGATGGGGGTGGTGGCCCTCCTGCAGGCCGCATCCGCCTTCCTGTTCGAGGATTTCATGCTGCCCCGCGGGGGCTACGCCTGGATGACCATCGCCGTCTGCGGTATCTTCGCTTCCGCAGCGGCCTTTTTCATCCAGGCCTGGGCCCAGCGCCATATTTCCCCGGTGCGCACCTCGGTGGTCCTGATCATGGAGCCGGTCTTCTCCGTGCTCTTCGGGATGATCCTGCTGGGGGAGAGGCTCACCTGGCGCGGCTGGCTGGGCTGCGGGCTCATGCTGGCCGGCATGCTCATCACCGAGGTGCGCCCGGAGAGGGCGGGCCCCTCATAG
- a CDS encoding CoA-binding protein, whose amino-acid sequence MIANMDPRLRNLDFAFNPRSIAFIGATESLRKWGFLILNNLLTGGYAGEVYPVNPGRDTVLGLKAYPRVRDIPAEIDLAVFTVPSRQVMEALQDCVEKGVKAGLVITAGFKELGERGEAMERDLVKKARDGGMVLIGPNCQGICCPANDLYPWMPILFHPPRGRIGYVSQSGNILNMLIGHAATAGLGVSKAVSSGNEADLRTVDYYTYLGEDPDTEVIVSYIEGLQDGRDFVARAREVTRRKPIVVLKGGRTSSGISAARSHTGAMAVSEELFEAACRQAGVVVTRSIEECGVTAAAFVNRPLPRGKRVGIVTGGGGLGVIASDFCTEIGLEVPPLSNRTLEKLEKMLPDWWVPGNPVDLVAGLDFSVIKPVIETLMTSGEVDAVMFLWIGAPRLKNARIKGERGMDLTGVWRTMDQYFLEHIGELYQLMHQLQVPLYIATSLRLENGGGDPSEGCPPLIFDSVESACRAVSAMADYHRYRETVS is encoded by the coding sequence GTGATAGCGAATATGGACCCCAGGCTCAGGAACCTCGACTTCGCCTTCAACCCCCGCTCCATAGCCTTCATCGGCGCCACCGAATCCTTGCGCAAATGGGGTTTTCTCATCCTCAACAACCTGCTCACCGGGGGCTACGCGGGGGAGGTCTACCCGGTGAATCCCGGCAGGGACACCGTCCTGGGCCTCAAGGCCTATCCCCGCGTCCGGGACATCCCGGCAGAGATAGACCTGGCCGTGTTCACCGTCCCCTCCCGGCAGGTGATGGAGGCCCTTCAGGACTGCGTGGAAAAGGGAGTCAAGGCCGGGCTGGTGATCACCGCCGGGTTCAAGGAGCTCGGGGAACGCGGCGAGGCCATGGAAAGGGACCTGGTAAAAAAAGCCAGGGATGGAGGGATGGTGCTCATCGGGCCCAACTGCCAGGGCATCTGCTGCCCGGCGAACGACCTCTATCCCTGGATGCCCATCCTCTTCCACCCTCCCCGGGGGCGCATAGGGTACGTCTCCCAGAGCGGCAACATCCTCAACATGCTCATCGGCCACGCGGCCACCGCCGGGCTGGGTGTCTCCAAGGCCGTCTCCAGCGGCAACGAGGCCGACCTGCGCACGGTGGACTACTACACCTACCTGGGGGAAGATCCCGACACCGAGGTCATCGTCTCCTACATCGAGGGCCTCCAGGACGGCCGCGACTTCGTCGCCCGGGCCCGCGAGGTGACCCGCCGCAAGCCCATCGTGGTCCTCAAGGGAGGGCGCACCAGTTCCGGGATCTCAGCCGCCAGGTCGCACACCGGGGCCATGGCGGTAAGCGAGGAGCTCTTTGAGGCCGCCTGCCGCCAGGCGGGAGTGGTGGTCACCCGCTCCATAGAGGAATGCGGAGTAACCGCCGCTGCTTTCGTCAACCGGCCCCTCCCCCGCGGCAAGCGGGTGGGCATCGTCACCGGCGGAGGAGGGCTGGGGGTCATCGCCTCCGACTTCTGCACCGAGATCGGGCTGGAGGTGCCTCCCCTTTCCAACCGGACTCTGGAAAAGCTGGAGAAGATGCTCCCCGACTGGTGGGTCCCGGGAAATCCCGTGGACTTGGTGGCCGGGTTGGACTTTTCAGTCATCAAGCCGGTCATCGAGACCCTCATGACCAGTGGGGAGGTGGACGCGGTGATGTTCCTGTGGATAGGCGCACCGCGCCTGAAGAACGCCCGCATCAAGGGAGAGCGGGGCATGGACCTCACCGGGGTCTGGCGGACCATGGACCAGTACTTCCTGGAGCACATCGGTGAGCTCTACCAGCTCATGCATCAGCTGCAGGTCCCTCTCTACATCGCCACTTCCCTGCGCCTTGAAAACGGCGGCGGTGACCCCTCCGAGGGCTGCCCTCCCCTGATATTCGACAGCGTGGAGTCGGCCTGCCGGGCGGTGAGCGCCATGGCCGACTACCACCGGTACCGTGAAACGGTATCCTGA